The sequence TGGCGTCGCGAGTCCGATCACCAGCGCTTCGCTGTGCAGTTCACCACTAGCGACCGCTATGGCTACGCCGACTACCAACACTGCCATGACGGCGTAGCGCGGCATCATTCGCTTGAAGAGCAGGTACGTGCCAAGCATTGCCAATACCAGCCAGGGTTGCTCTTTAACCGAAACGAACAGTCCCGTGCCAAAGCGAAACAGGATGCCCGCGAGCATGCCAGCCGAAATGGCTGCTGGAAGTTTGCGGATGATCTTGTCGAACGCCCCAGAAAGCCCGACCAGCAGAATGATCACGCTGGACACTAGATAGGCGCCAACTGCCTGGTTCATGCTGATGTCGGGGAGCATGGTAACCAGCAACGCCGAGCCCGGAGCGGACCAGGCAATGATGATTGGCACCTTGTAGCGCAGGCTCAGCACAATGCCGAGCACGCCGCTACCGATGGAAATCGTCCAGACCCATGACGAGAGCATGTCATGGGGCAACCCACCTGCCTTTGCCGCCTGAAAGATGATTACAAGCGGCCCGGCGTAAGAAATCACGGTCGCGATGAAGCCCGCAACCACGGCCGAGAGGGAGAAATCTCTGAGTAGCGTGTTCATGACGCCTCGCAAGTCAGGCCTGGCGATCCGTGACAGAGTCCGGATCGCCCTTGTTGTGGGCCGTGCCTCTGAAACGGATGAGCGTAGGGTGGATGACGCTTCACCCATCCACCGCCGCACTCCGCAAAAGCCGGTGGATGAAAACAGCGTCATCCACCCTACGTTGGCCTTGGCCGTGGTGGTGCTTCTATCCACAGCGCCGACCAGCGGATCCATCATCCTCACAGGGAGGATGATGCTTCATCCATCCACCCTGCGCTCCGAAAAAAGCCGGTGGATGAAAGCATCATCATCCACCCTACGCTCAGCGTGATGAAGGAACTTGAGCCGCCCCTTTTATGTAGTGGTCTACTGATCCCGGACACCGATTTAGGCGAAAATCCTCGCCATTAAGAGGTGTTCGATGAGCAAGCAACGACGTACGTTTTCCGCCGAGTTCAAACGAGAGGCAGCTGCCTTGGTACTAGATCAGGGCTACAGCCATATCGAGGCCTGCCGTTCGCTGGGCGTCGTGGACTCGGCATTACGCCGCTGGGTGAAACAACTCCAAGACGAGCGCCAGGGCGTTACCCCAAAGAGCAAAGCGCTGACACCCGAGCAACAGAAGATCCAGGAGCTAGAGGCCAGGATCAATCGGCTGGAGCGGGAGAAAGCGATATTAAAAAAGGCTACCGCTCTCTTGATGTCGGACGAACTCGATCGTACGCGCTGATAGACCAGTTGAGTGAGCAGGAGCCGGTAGAAGTGGTCTGTTCAGCCTTCGATGTGGCGCGGTCTTGCTACTACGCCCATCGCCTTCGACGTCGCCGTGTCGATGCTCGTCGCGTCGCGCTACGTAGTCGGGTCAACGAGTTGTTTAGCCAAAGCCGAGGCTCGGCTGGCAGCCGAAGCATCCTGGGTATGCTGCGCGAGGACGGCGTGACGATTGGCCGTTTCCGTGTGCGTCGACTGATGCGTGAGTTGGGGCTGGTCAGCAAGCAGCCGGGCTCGCACGCCTACAAGCAGGCCACGGTTGAGCGCCCGGATATCCCGAATCGACTGAACCGCGATTTCGCTGTCCAGCGCCCGAACCAAGTGTGGTGCGGCGACATCACCTACGTCTGGGCGCAAGGTCGTTGGCATTACCTGGCCGCGGTGCTGGATCTGCACACGCGTCGGGTGGTTGGCTGGGCGTTCTCCGCCAAACCGGATGCCGAGCTGGTAATCAAAGCCCTCGAGATGGCCTACGAGCAGCGCGGCAAGCCACAGCAGGTGCTGTTCCATTCGGATCAGGGCAGCCAGTACGCCAGCCGCTTGTTCCGGCAGCGGCTATGGCGCTACCGGATGCAGCAGAGCATGAGCCGCCGAGGATACTGCTGGGACAATTCGCCGATGGAGCGCCTGTTTCGCAGCTTAGAGTCAGTGTGGATTCCGGCAACTGGCTACCTGACGGCACAGGAAGCTCAGCGGGACATCAGCCACTACCTGATGCACCGCTACAACTGGATCAGACCGCATCAATTCAACGGTGGGCTACCACCAGCGGTGGCCGAAGAGAAACTTAACCCACTGTCCGGGATGGGTTGACCACTACACAAGTAGCTCGGATGGAAGCTCAACGATAACGTCTCCGCTGCCGTCTCCTGGATCTTGGCAGACAACGCGCCAGCTATCAGGTGTGTCCATAACGGTACCCTCATAACAGAAAGCTTTAGTGTGGCATTCAATATTAGGGAAACGCCTTGCCGTAGCGCGCCTATGTCGTAGCAGCTGGGTCACAGGCAGGCCGATGAGGATCGCGCCAATAGAAAGCCCACTGAGTGGGCGGCCTTTCGGTTGTCTCCTAAGGGACGTCTATGGAAGTCGCTCCGGGCGACCGGGGATGAGTTGTAGCGCACTCAACTGCCCAGGGAACCCGCCCATGCTATCGACATAGCGTAATGCAGATTTACCATCGCTCCAGCCTACGTACTGCATCAGCGTCTTGAGATCCCAGCCGCTGCGGGTAGCCCAGGTGGCAAAACCGCGACGCAGCGAGTGACTGCTGTAAAACTCAGGAGACAATCCAGCCAACTGCAGTACGCCACGCAAGAGAGTGACAACGCTATTTGGGTGCAAGCCCTGCTCACCTAAGTGCCCCCAGCGATCAATGCCGCGAAATACAGGCCCTCGAGCTATGCCCGCCAAGCTGATCCAGTCGACGTAGGCCTGCACCGGGCACAGCTTGGCCAATGCTGGCGCGCTAAAGGTCTGGCCATGGTTATCCCGGTCACCTTTGCTCCAGGGAAGGAACAGTTGCATACCCTCCCCGGCCCGCACCTGGATGTGCTCGACTCGTAGGCGGCACAGCTCATCACTGCGAAACGCGCGCCAAAAGCCAATCAGGACCAGCGCGCGATCACGACTACAGCGTAGCAACCGCGGCCAGTCGTTCTCCGCTCGCGCTCTCCTCTCGGCCACCTCTAACCCCTGCACACATTGTTCGAGTTGACGTAATTGCAGCGGCTCTGCCTGCTTCTCTTGGCGGGGATGCAGCGTACGGATGCCCTTGACGATCTGGCGAACCAGTGGGGTTTTGGTCGGATCGGGGAACCCATGGCTAACGTGCCACTGCGCCAGTGCCGCGAGGCGCAGCTTGAGCGTGTTACTGGAAAGTGTCGACGCGTGATCCACAAGGTAGCGCACGATGGCATCGCTGGTCGCCGGCAGAAAGCCGCCATAGGTGACTTCGTAGTGATCGAGCGCCTGCTTATAGCTGCGCCGAGTGTTGGCCCGAATGCTGGCCTGCAGGTACCGCTCGATGTCTTGGCTCATCGGAGCGCATCCTCTGGTGTACCGGTGATCAACAGGCAAACGACGAAAATACCGCTTCATCTTGGATAATTCTAGATTATCCAATCCTATATCAGACTCTAACCTAGCGCCAAATCTGATCTTCGATAGAATGTAAATGCATAGCATGTAATACGGTACGAAATCGTAGGAGATTAAAATGGCGCGAGGCGGAATTAATAAGGTGGTTGTTCAAAAGGCACGCACCGCCCTTCTCGCCCGCGGCGAGCATCCAAGCATCGATGCAGTACGGGTCGAGCTCGGAAACACAGGCTCGAAGAGCACCATTCACCGCTACCTTAAAGAGCTTGAACCCACCAAAAACGACCGAGCAGGTGGGCCGATCACGCTAAGCGAGCAACTGGCCAACCTGGTGAATCAATTGGCCGATCAGTTGCAGGAAGAAGCCCAAGCAGCCATTGCTGGTGAGCGAGAGGAATTTGACCGGGAGCGGGCCGACTACCACCTTAGAATTCGACAGACCGAAAGCCGCGTGCAGCAGCTGGAAGACCAGGTAGCTGCAGGCGTCGAACGATGTCAAAAAGCCGAAAACGAGTTGCTGCTGGAGAGCAGGCAACGCCAGCAGGCCGAAATCGAAACCTCCCGTCTACAGCAAGCTAATCGGGACTTGGAGGAGCGGCTCAAGGATCGCGACGCGCAGATTTGTTCGCTTGAGGAAAAGCATGAGCATGCGCGTGATGCCCTGGAACACTACCGTCAGGCCAGCAAGGAACATCGCGAACAGGACCAGCGCCGAAATGAATCACAATTACAGCTATCTCAGCTTGAACTACGTCAATTGCAACAGACGCTAGTCGTCAAGCAGGACGAATTAACCCAGCTGAATCGTGACAACGAACGTCTGCTCACCGAGGCAAGACTATTGCAGAGGGATCAACAGGCCCAGCAGCGCCTGCTCGATCAGAACATTCAAGCCCGGGAAACCTTACAGAACCAGCTCAATGTGGCAGAAGCTGTCAAGCTAGCTTATGAGCAACGAAATTACGATCTACAAACCAAACTGGACAGCTTAAGCAAGACGAAAATCAGGCAGAGCAGCCGCCAAAAGCCGCGCCGGACTGAGCTTATAGTTGGCGCTGCAGAGAAATCACCTCTGCCAGCAAAAAGAAGAAAAGGACCAAGCGCCTAGGTCAGCAACCCTTCTCGGACAGACCACTCCGAAGCAGCTCCTGCCCTACTCATTAAGCTAAAGGGTAGTTCAGGGTCGTTGCAATTCGGACTGAGTAGGCAGCAGATAACCGGGATCGCAAGCAAGCTGGTCTGCGATCCGATAAAGCTTCTCTACGGTAATACTTACTTCACCACGTTCGATCCGCCCCATGTAGCTGCGGTCGATACTACAGGCCAGCGCGAGTGCATCCTGAGAAATGTGGCAAACCTTTCTCTGCGCTCGGATGCGTTCGCCCAAGGCCTTCGCCAAATATTCCATGACCGTCTCAGTTTCATCGAGACGGCAATATCATGCGTTTACGGACGGTCAGGCCACGGACTATAATCCGTATTTAACGTGCTACTCCCTCTGGTATTGCAATGAAATCAGCCTCGTTCATTTTCGATAGGCGGCTGTACGAGCTGCTTCAGAAGGAAGGCCGCACGCGATTCACGATACGTGAACTGCGTGACGCCTATGCCAAGCGCCTGGAAGGCATGAGTTTCCGCATCAATGACGTACGCCGCTATGTATACGAACAAATACGCCGGATGTTGCGCGTAGGCTGGATAGTACTTGACGAAGAGCGTCGTGTCCGGGGACAGGTCTACCACCTGCTGCCCGTCCCTGCGCATCTGCAACTGGACCTAATCGACAATGGGTTCGAAAACTACCGTAAGGCTGAGCCAGAGCAGATGCAATCAGAGACCACCGATCCGCTTGCACCGCTTCACCCCTCAGATGATGCAGACCAGCACCTAGAGGCGCTTCTTAAAGAAATCAGGCTGGACTTCCTGACCTCCATGGGTGAGGCGGAGCGGTACAAGCTGCTCATCGATGAAATGCCGCACCTCCGCGATACGGTGCAAGGCGACTATTTGGACGCCCGAGATCGCAGCTCACGCCTACTGGGTCATCTCCGCGCCATCGAAAAAACACTCAAAACTCTTTCGTCCATGCAATGAACAAACAACTGCGAAACTGGCAGCGCCAATGCGTCGACACGGCGCTAGAGCACTATTTGCGCGCGTCTCACTTTTTCTGCCAGGCAACGCCAGGCGCCGGCAAGACGCGCATGGCCGCCGAATTGGCCAGCAGGCTGCTTGAGCAAGACAGAATCGATCTGGTGCTTTGCTTTGCACCGTCCTGCCAGGTTGTCGAAG is a genomic window of Stutzerimonas stutzeri containing:
- a CDS encoding IS3 family transposase (programmed frameshift) → MSKQRRTFSAEFKREAAALVLDQGYSHIEACRSLGVVDSALRRWVKQLQDERQGVTPKSKALTPEQQKIQELEARINRLEREKAIFKKGYRSLDVGRTRSYALIDQLSEQEPVEVVCSAFDVARSCYYAHRLRRRRVDARRVALRSRVNELFSQSRGSAGSRSILGMLREDGVTIGRFRVRRLMRELGLVSKQPGSHAYKQATVERPDIPNRLNRDFAVQRPNQVWCGDITYVWAQGRWHYLAAVLDLHTRRVVGWAFSAKPDAELVIKALEMAYEQRGKPQQVLFHSDQGSQYASRLFRQRLWRYRMQQSMSRRGYCWDNSPMERLFRSLESVWIPATGYLTAQEAQRDISHYLMHRYNWIRPHQFNGGLPPAVAEEKLNPLSGMG
- a CDS encoding site-specific integrase, translating into MSQDIERYLQASIRANTRRSYKQALDHYEVTYGGFLPATSDAIVRYLVDHASTLSSNTLKLRLAALAQWHVSHGFPDPTKTPLVRQIVKGIRTLHPRQEKQAEPLQLRQLEQCVQGLEVAERRARAENDWPRLLRCSRDRALVLIGFWRAFRSDELCRLRVEHIQVRAGEGMQLFLPWSKGDRDNHGQTFSAPALAKLCPVQAYVDWISLAGIARGPVFRGIDRWGHLGEQGLHPNSVVTLLRGVLQLAGLSPEFYSSHSLRRGFATWATRSGWDLKTLMQYVGWSDGKSALRYVDSMGGFPGQLSALQLIPGRPERLP
- a CDS encoding DNA-binding protein; translated protein: MARGGINKVVVQKARTALLARGEHPSIDAVRVELGNTGSKSTIHRYLKELEPTKNDRAGGPITLSEQLANLVNQLADQLQEEAQAAIAGEREEFDRERADYHLRIRQTESRVQQLEDQVAAGVERCQKAENELLLESRQRQQAEIETSRLQQANRDLEERLKDRDAQICSLEEKHEHARDALEHYRQASKEHREQDQRRNESQLQLSQLELRQLQQTLVVKQDELTQLNRDNERLLTEARLLQRDQQAQQRLLDQNIQARETLQNQLNVAEAVKLAYEQRNYDLQTKLDSLSKTKIRQSSRQKPRRTELIVGAAEKSPLPAKRRKGPSA
- a CDS encoding helix-turn-helix domain-containing protein: MEYLAKALGERIRAQRKVCHISQDALALACSIDRSYMGRIERGEVSITVEKLYRIADQLACDPGYLLPTQSELQRP